In Lactococcus garvieae subsp. garvieae, the following proteins share a genomic window:
- a CDS encoding gluconate 5-dehydrogenase → MTDNILKRFSMKGKIVLITGGAHGIGYSLGLAYAQAGAKIVFNARHSAGVGAGLAAYEKEGIKAYGYVCDVTDEAAVARMMQQIEEEVGSVDVLVNNAGIIARQPMLDMTARDFRQVVDVDLTGPFIMSKAVLPAMIQKGGGKIINICSMMSELGRETVSAYAAAKGGLKMLTKNIASEYGKYNIQCNGIGPGYIATEQTQPLRERQADGARHPFDAFIIAKTPAERWGKPEDLQGAAVFLASEASNFVNGHILYVDGGILASIGKQPE, encoded by the coding sequence ATGACAGATAATATTTTAAAACGATTCAGCATGAAGGGAAAAATAGTTCTCATCACAGGAGGCGCACATGGAATCGGATATTCTCTTGGCCTTGCTTACGCTCAAGCAGGCGCAAAGATCGTTTTCAATGCCAGACATTCAGCGGGAGTAGGAGCAGGATTAGCAGCTTACGAAAAAGAAGGCATTAAGGCATATGGTTATGTCTGTGATGTTACTGATGAAGCGGCAGTTGCAAGGATGATGCAGCAGATTGAAGAAGAAGTCGGAAGTGTGGATGTTCTGGTGAATAATGCAGGCATTATCGCAAGGCAACCGATGCTTGACATGACGGCGCGTGATTTCCGACAGGTTGTGGATGTTGATCTCACAGGGCCTTTCATCATGTCAAAAGCTGTTCTTCCTGCGATGATTCAAAAAGGAGGCGGCAAGATTATCAATATTTGCTCCATGATGTCGGAGTTGGGCCGTGAAACTGTTTCGGCTTATGCTGCAGCCAAGGGAGGTCTGAAAATGTTAACCAAAAATATCGCCTCTGAGTATGGCAAATATAATATTCAGTGTAATGGTATCGGTCCTGGATATATTGCTACTGAACAAACACAACCCTTGCGTGAACGTCAAGCTGATGGTGCGCGTCATCCTTTTGATGCCTTTATTATCGCGAAAACACCAGCTGAACGTTGGGGGAAACCGGAGGATTTACAAGGGGCAGCTGTCTTCCTTGCTTCAGAGGCTTCCAACTTTGTCAATGGGCATATCCTATATGTTGATGGCGGAATTCTTGCCTCTATCGGCAAACAACCTGAATAA
- a CDS encoding PTS mannose/fructose/sorbose transporter subunit IIAB produces MRNIVLISHGSMAAGVKESLEMIIGRQEQMHVVCMPEDSDNIQFEQELLEKMQTLEGETVIIADLLGGTPCNVALKHFTDNDDVSIIAGMNLSLVLEAAVSDTASADDLVTSSRTTLVNAKNLLNEAKAQEAVTLNMADYSEYQGKAKIVNTRIDERLIHGQVAGIWSSSLGTQRIIVANDEAAADDLQKSSLRMACPSAMRLSVIPVAQAAENINAGKYGLQRIFLLFKKPADVLKFIQAGGKLESLNVGNMSYKEGSKEVTKSIKVMPEEENIFHEIAAGGVKITAQLVPSEPAIDFMEKLNKIGER; encoded by the coding sequence ATGAGAAACATAGTATTGATTAGCCATGGTTCGATGGCTGCCGGGGTGAAAGAAAGTCTCGAGATGATCATCGGACGGCAAGAACAGATGCATGTGGTATGTATGCCCGAGGATAGTGATAATATCCAGTTTGAACAAGAGTTATTAGAAAAGATGCAGACCTTAGAGGGTGAAACTGTAATCATTGCTGATTTACTAGGAGGAACACCTTGTAATGTCGCCTTAAAGCATTTTACAGATAATGATGATGTTTCCATCATCGCTGGGATGAACCTTTCTCTTGTTTTAGAAGCAGCAGTGAGCGATACTGCTTCCGCCGATGATTTGGTTACTTCGAGCAGAACAACGCTGGTTAATGCGAAAAACTTGCTGAATGAAGCAAAGGCACAAGAAGCAGTAACGCTTAATATGGCAGACTATTCGGAGTACCAAGGCAAAGCAAAAATTGTTAACACGCGCATTGATGAGCGCTTGATTCATGGACAAGTGGCCGGGATTTGGTCTTCAAGTTTGGGGACACAACGCATCATTGTTGCAAATGATGAGGCAGCTGCCGATGACTTGCAAAAATCATCTTTACGCATGGCTTGCCCATCAGCAATGCGACTCTCAGTTATTCCGGTAGCTCAAGCAGCAGAAAATATCAATGCAGGGAAATACGGCTTGCAACGGATTTTCCTTCTCTTTAAAAAACCTGCTGATGTTTTAAAATTTATTCAAGCAGGTGGAAAACTTGAAAGTCTTAATGTAGGGAACATGAGCTATAAAGAAGGCTCAAAAGAAGTCACAAAGAGCATCAAAGTCATGCCGGAAGAAGAAAATATCTTCCATGAAATTGCTGCCGGTGGCGTTAAAATCACGGCCCAATTGGTTCCAAGTGAGCCTGCCATTGACTTTATGGAAAAACTTAACAAAATAGGAGAACGATAA
- a CDS encoding glycoside hydrolase family 88 protein — MNTKKKKLIQLGQNIDQAWLENQIKKIIVKIERNMERFGYDFPSACATDGKYRIKGNDDWTNGFWTGMLALAYEYTGDEKFLHRIEANMVSFQKRLDDHFVLDHHDIGFLYSLSAGAAYKLTGNETYRATLLQAADVLLNRFQEKGNFIQAWGKYGEPKEYRVIIDSFINLPLLFAATEYSGQAIYKEVALKHYATLLKTVFRDNASTYHTYYFDIETGQPAYGATHQGHSDTSTWARGQAWAILGIPLNESYIHSAIFPEVYPSVVEVFLNHLPKDLIPYWDFDYTDAEPSAKDSSAAAIAACGFLEAAQQKAYPEAEGIAKGLIYQLGELYTDAPEGNEGLLQHGVYAFAEGKGIDEPNLWGDYFYFEALMRLANNQWNRYW; from the coding sequence ATGAATACGAAAAAGAAAAAATTAATTCAGCTCGGTCAGAATATCGATCAGGCTTGGCTGGAGAATCAAATAAAGAAAATAATTGTAAAAATTGAAAGAAACATGGAGCGTTTTGGTTATGATTTTCCTTCGGCTTGTGCCACAGATGGGAAATATCGTATCAAGGGAAATGATGACTGGACCAACGGTTTTTGGACAGGAATGTTAGCCTTGGCTTATGAATATACCGGGGATGAAAAATTCTTACATCGTATTGAAGCCAACATGGTGAGTTTCCAAAAAAGATTAGACGATCATTTTGTGTTAGACCATCATGATATCGGATTTCTGTATAGTCTGTCAGCGGGAGCGGCCTATAAGTTAACTGGAAATGAGACTTATCGAGCAACTTTACTTCAGGCTGCAGATGTTTTGCTCAATCGTTTTCAAGAAAAAGGCAATTTTATTCAAGCTTGGGGCAAGTATGGGGAGCCTAAAGAATATCGTGTCATTATTGATTCATTCATCAATCTTCCCTTACTTTTTGCAGCAACAGAATATTCTGGTCAAGCAATTTACAAAGAAGTCGCACTGAAGCATTATGCGACTTTGCTCAAAACAGTATTCCGTGACAATGCAAGTACTTATCATACTTATTATTTTGATATCGAAACAGGGCAACCTGCATATGGAGCTACACACCAAGGACATAGTGATACGTCAACTTGGGCGCGTGGGCAGGCGTGGGCTATTTTAGGTATTCCACTGAATGAAAGTTATATTCATTCTGCTATTTTTCCTGAGGTATACCCTTCCGTGGTAGAAGTTTTCTTGAACCATTTGCCTAAGGATCTCATTCCGTATTGGGATTTTGATTATACAGATGCAGAACCATCTGCTAAAGACAGTTCAGCAGCAGCCATTGCAGCCTGTGGCTTCTTAGAAGCGGCACAGCAAAAAGCTTATCCAGAAGCAGAAGGTATTGCGAAGGGGCTTATTTATCAGCTAGGGGAACTTTATACAGATGCACCAGAGGGAAATGAAGGTTTGTTGCAACATGGTGTATATGCTTTTGCAGAAGGTAAAGGCATTGATGAACCTAACCTCTGGGGAGATTATTTCTACTTTGAGGCGCTCATGCGCTTAGCAAATAACCAATGGAACCGATACTGGTAA
- a CDS encoding GntR family transcriptional regulator, translating into MIPKYEQIKQDLLSEIKNHKFIPGDKFYSEADIKRKYEVSSITAVKALNQLTSAGYLYRVQGKGTYVSKSKISQNVKFSDIELHSQDHETVKVLSIKEENEPSILKELGLDSDQSYYKIVRVRYFDGTPFLLHFTHLPKTLVKEPVSEHLEDYSSVYERVNKDFGIDLYSMSSVETNEIIFPDESELLNALNLSFREPVVKQVKHTYLVDKSVAEYIVSYKHWKYFKTKIEVDAE; encoded by the coding sequence TTGATTCCAAAGTATGAACAAATCAAACAAGACTTATTATCTGAAATCAAAAATCATAAATTTATCCCAGGGGATAAATTTTATTCAGAAGCCGATATTAAACGAAAATATGAAGTCAGTTCTATCACTGCAGTGAAGGCCTTAAACCAATTAACAAGTGCGGGTTACCTCTACCGTGTTCAAGGCAAAGGTACCTACGTTTCTAAATCAAAAATTTCCCAAAATGTTAAATTCTCAGATATCGAATTGCATTCTCAAGACCACGAAACGGTCAAAGTTCTGTCAATAAAAGAAGAAAATGAGCCTTCAATCTTAAAAGAGCTTGGACTTGACTCAGACCAAAGCTATTATAAAATTGTTCGGGTACGTTATTTTGATGGAACACCCTTTCTCTTACACTTTACGCACCTCCCAAAAACTTTAGTCAAGGAGCCTGTGTCAGAGCATTTGGAAGACTATTCGAGTGTCTATGAGCGTGTAAACAAAGACTTTGGCATCGATCTTTATTCCATGTCCTCTGTCGAAACAAATGAAATTATTTTTCCGGATGAAAGTGAGCTGTTAAACGCACTCAACTTAAGTTTCCGCGAACCTGTGGTTAAACAAGTAAAACACACCTATCTCGTGGATAAGAGTGTTGCTGAATATATTGTCAGCTACAAACATTGGAAATACTTCAAAACAAAAATAGAAGTGGATGCCGAATAG
- a CDS encoding DUF2264 domain-containing protein, translating into MLEKKLKALKWDSYEEVIHGFKLMLEPLKEKMNGSGHIDLGNSHGAIYDEETSQMETFSRLVWAIGPYLYQNEDVFLKEEIHASFVAGTDPTSKHYFGKLANYDQKFVEMAALATCLLLNKETIWQDFSAQEKENIARWLLQINERKIPKNNWRFFRILVNVTMKNLEMPYSQEIIDQEFAFIDSCYQGKGWYYDGKESQVDYYIPWAFHYYSLLISKFLDTHEDAERLKKIRERATLFAQDYQYWFDRKGRAVPFGRSLTYRFAQGAFWSALVFADLEALPWAKVKALFSTHMQAWFREAIFTASGILNVGYAYPNLNMAENYNAAGSPYWAFKVFLLLAVDRQHPFWKAEKQLPHLSRQRMASKEMRALIEHSAHSEQVMFYPAGQFIENQSHAPAKYGKFVYSTQFGFSVPKGAYFYAEGAFDNTLALSEDGLYFRAHAQDDAFEIVEDRVVHYWSPMPGVHIKSTIIPLGQAHLRIHDIQTEKVLFVAEGGFSTTIEASSTFSDHKFAQIDTPLGRSSIRALKGYDDADIVRPEVNTNVLYPRSIFPCLQGKIEPGQHRLISLITGAMTAEQDSKWRTTSEK; encoded by the coding sequence ATGCTAGAAAAGAAATTAAAAGCTTTAAAATGGGACTCGTATGAAGAGGTCATACATGGTTTCAAACTTATGCTTGAACCGCTCAAAGAAAAAATGAATGGTTCTGGTCATATCGACTTAGGAAACAGTCACGGTGCTATCTATGATGAGGAGACAAGTCAGATGGAAACCTTTAGCCGTTTGGTCTGGGCGATTGGACCTTATCTTTATCAAAATGAAGATGTTTTCCTCAAAGAAGAAATTCATGCTTCCTTTGTTGCGGGAACAGATCCTACAAGCAAGCATTATTTTGGCAAGCTTGCCAACTACGACCAAAAATTTGTCGAAATGGCAGCTTTAGCGACCTGTTTGCTGCTCAATAAGGAGACCATCTGGCAAGACTTTAGTGCGCAAGAAAAAGAAAATATAGCCCGCTGGCTCCTCCAAATCAATGAACGCAAAATCCCGAAAAATAACTGGCGTTTTTTCCGTATTCTGGTCAATGTCACCATGAAAAACTTGGAGATGCCTTATTCTCAAGAAATAATCGATCAAGAGTTCGCCTTCATTGATAGTTGCTATCAAGGGAAGGGCTGGTATTATGACGGTAAGGAAAGTCAGGTGGATTATTATATTCCTTGGGCCTTTCATTACTATAGCTTGCTCATTTCAAAATTTTTAGATACTCATGAAGATGCTGAACGGCTTAAAAAGATTAGGGAAAGAGCAACTTTATTTGCACAGGATTACCAGTATTGGTTTGACCGCAAAGGACGAGCGGTGCCTTTTGGACGAAGTTTGACATATCGTTTTGCACAGGGCGCTTTTTGGTCAGCCTTAGTTTTTGCGGATTTGGAAGCCTTGCCTTGGGCAAAGGTTAAAGCGCTCTTTTCAACTCATATGCAAGCCTGGTTTCGTGAAGCAATTTTTACAGCTAGTGGTATCTTAAATGTTGGTTATGCCTATCCCAATCTCAATATGGCCGAAAACTATAACGCAGCAGGCTCGCCTTACTGGGCGTTTAAGGTATTTTTACTCTTAGCAGTTGACCGTCAACACCCCTTCTGGAAAGCCGAAAAACAATTGCCGCACCTGTCGCGTCAGCGGATGGCTTCTAAAGAAATGCGCGCCTTGATTGAGCACAGCGCCCATTCGGAGCAGGTTATGTTTTATCCAGCTGGGCAGTTTATCGAAAATCAGAGTCATGCACCAGCCAAATATGGCAAGTTTGTTTATTCGACGCAGTTTGGTTTTAGTGTACCCAAGGGCGCTTATTTTTACGCCGAAGGTGCCTTTGATAACACTTTAGCGTTGAGTGAAGATGGGCTATATTTTCGAGCACATGCTCAGGACGATGCCTTTGAAATCGTTGAAGATCGTGTGGTGCATTACTGGTCGCCAATGCCAGGTGTCCACATCAAAAGTACCATTATCCCTTTAGGTCAAGCGCATCTGCGTATCCACGATATCCAAACGGAAAAAGTACTTTTTGTGGCAGAAGGGGGTTTTTCCACAACGATTGAGGCTAGCTCAACTTTTTCTGATCATAAATTTGCTCAAATAGACACGCCATTGGGGAGAAGTAGTATCAGAGCGCTTAAAGGCTATGACGATGCAGACATTGTTCGGCCAGAAGTGAATACCAATGTGCTGTATCCACGGAGTATTTTTCCTTGTCTTCAGGGAAAGATTGAGCCCGGCCAGCACCGCTTGATAAGTCTGATCACTGGAGCAATGACAGCAGAGCAAGATTCAAAATGGCGCACGACAAGTGAAAAATAA
- a CDS encoding glycoside hydrolase family 35 protein, with product MKTFQIKEEFMLDNKPVKIISGAIHYFRIPQSQWEDSLYNLKALGANTVETYIPWNIHEPEEGVFDFEGMKDIRAFVKLAESLGLMVILRPSVYICAEWEFGGLPAWLLKEPEMRLRSTDSRFMTKVENYFKVLLPYISPLQITAGGPVIMMQVENEYGSYGMEKEYLRQTMALMKKYGINVPLFTSDGAWQAALDAGSLIEDEVLVTGNFGSRSKENAAVLAGFMKEHGKKWPLMCMEYWDGWFNRWGEPIIKREPQDLADEVKAMLELGSLNLYMFHGGTNFGFYNGCSARDTGNLPQITSYDYDALLTEAGEPTAKYYAVQKAIKEVCPNVWQEEPRVKKIENLGSFKVSESVSLFKTKDNMLKALTTAYPLTLEEAGTGYGYMLYSTVLKNYGKETKLKIVEASDRLQIYLDGQHKHTQYQEEIGQEILLDVAENQEEIQVDCLVENLGRVNYGFKFNHPSQRKGIRGGMMHDIHFHQGYTQYPLDFSAEQLSGIDFSAGKNPAQPSFYRFNINLDKVADTFIDCSNYGKGVIIVNGKNLGRYWNQGPVYSLYCPQDFLHEGKNEILVFETEAVDIKSLNFSSQPVFDTLKQK from the coding sequence GTGAAAACATTTCAAATAAAAGAAGAATTTATGCTGGACAATAAGCCAGTTAAGATAATAAGTGGTGCTATTCATTACTTTAGAATTCCCCAGAGTCAGTGGGAAGACAGCCTTTATAATCTGAAAGCACTTGGTGCAAACACTGTAGAAACTTATATTCCTTGGAATATTCATGAACCTGAAGAAGGGGTGTTTGATTTTGAAGGTATGAAAGATATTCGTGCTTTCGTTAAACTGGCTGAAAGTTTAGGGCTTATGGTTATTTTACGGCCTTCGGTTTATATCTGTGCCGAATGGGAATTTGGCGGTCTTCCTGCCTGGTTGCTGAAGGAACCAGAAATGCGTCTTCGCTCCACAGATTCGCGATTTATGACTAAGGTGGAAAACTATTTTAAGGTATTACTTCCTTATATTTCACCATTGCAAATCACTGCAGGCGGACCTGTCATCATGATGCAAGTTGAAAACGAATACGGTTCTTATGGGATGGAGAAAGAGTATCTTCGTCAAACGATGGCACTTATGAAAAAATATGGGATTAATGTACCCTTATTTACTTCAGATGGTGCTTGGCAAGCAGCGCTTGATGCGGGTTCTTTGATCGAAGATGAGGTTTTGGTTACAGGAAACTTCGGCAGCCGTTCGAAAGAAAACGCGGCAGTGCTCGCAGGATTTATGAAAGAACACGGCAAAAAATGGCCGCTCATGTGCATGGAATATTGGGATGGTTGGTTCAATCGCTGGGGAGAACCAATTATTAAACGTGAGCCGCAAGATTTAGCAGATGAAGTTAAAGCCATGCTGGAGCTCGGTTCGCTTAATCTTTATATGTTCCATGGGGGTACCAACTTTGGTTTTTATAATGGTTGCTCTGCGCGTGATACGGGAAATCTACCGCAAATTACCAGCTATGATTACGATGCCTTGCTTACAGAAGCAGGAGAGCCCACCGCCAAATATTACGCTGTTCAAAAAGCAATCAAAGAAGTATGCCCAAATGTTTGGCAAGAGGAGCCCCGTGTCAAGAAAATTGAAAATCTTGGCTCCTTTAAAGTTTCAGAGAGTGTGTCTTTATTTAAGACCAAAGACAACATGCTGAAGGCTTTAACAACCGCTTATCCTCTCACTTTAGAAGAAGCAGGCACAGGCTATGGTTATATGCTTTATTCTACTGTCTTGAAAAACTATGGTAAAGAAACTAAACTTAAGATTGTTGAAGCCAGCGATCGCCTACAAATCTATCTGGACGGTCAACATAAACACACACAATACCAAGAAGAAATTGGGCAAGAAATCTTACTTGATGTAGCGGAAAATCAAGAAGAGATTCAGGTGGACTGTTTAGTGGAAAACTTAGGACGTGTCAATTATGGCTTTAAGTTTAATCATCCAAGTCAGCGAAAAGGGATACGTGGGGGGATGATGCACGACATACATTTTCACCAAGGCTATACACAATATCCTTTAGATTTCTCTGCAGAACAGTTAAGTGGAATTGACTTTAGTGCGGGGAAAAATCCAGCACAACCTTCTTTTTATCGCTTTAATATTAACTTGGATAAGGTGGCGGATACTTTCATTGATTGCTCAAACTATGGCAAAGGTGTCATCATTGTGAATGGTAAAAACCTTGGGCGTTATTGGAACCAAGGACCCGTGTACAGTTTGTATTGTCCTCAGGACTTTCTTCATGAAGGAAAGAATGAAATTCTTGTGTTTGAAACAGAAGCTGTGGATATTAAAAGCTTAAATTTTTCAAGTCAACCGGTATTTGATACGTTAAAGCAAAAATAA
- a CDS encoding PTS system mannose/fructose/sorbose family transporter subunit IID has product MNNNKEVITKKDLNKISWRYILGSQLNWNYERMMSSGYLYGIMPVLKKLYKDDKKLKDMAKTHNQFFNTNAIFGNLIMGIDVAIEEKEGYKAKETVAALKTALMGSLAGVGDSLFHVIWGTIFGSVAGTLAQQGSTVGCLLWIAANISLLFGRAALLPLGYKQGVKLVTTLKDKLSAFTNAATVLGVTVIGALIPTVIKVATPLVYTNNGVKLEMQATLDGILPALIPVLLTSYNIFYGYFSPQFSNNCYRFT; this is encoded by the coding sequence ATGAATAACAATAAAGAAGTAATTACAAAAAAAGATTTAAATAAAATTAGCTGGCGTTATATCTTGGGAAGTCAGCTCAACTGGAACTATGAACGTATGATGAGTTCAGGTTATCTTTATGGCATCATGCCTGTTCTGAAAAAGCTTTACAAAGACGATAAAAAACTCAAAGATATGGCTAAAACTCATAACCAATTCTTCAATACCAATGCTATTTTTGGAAATTTAATCATGGGGATTGATGTAGCCATTGAAGAAAAAGAAGGTTATAAAGCGAAGGAAACTGTGGCGGCTTTGAAAACAGCCCTCATGGGATCACTTGCAGGTGTCGGAGATTCGCTCTTCCATGTCATTTGGGGAACCATCTTTGGTTCAGTTGCAGGAACTTTAGCTCAACAAGGCTCGACTGTCGGCTGTCTCCTTTGGATTGCTGCGAATATTTCCTTGCTCTTTGGGCGCGCTGCCTTGCTGCCACTAGGATATAAACAAGGGGTAAAATTAGTAACCACCTTAAAAGATAAACTTTCTGCTTTTACTAATGCGGCAACTGTTCTGGGTGTAACTGTTATTGGTGCTTTGATTCCAACCGTTATCAAAGTAGCTACGCCACTGGTTTACACAAATAATGGTGTCAAATTAGAAATGCAAGCGACATTAGATGGGATCTTGCCAGCCTTAATTCCAGTTTTGCTCACCTCGTATAATATATTTTATGGGTATTTTTCACCCCAATTTTCTAACAATTGTTATCGTTTTACTTGA
- a CDS encoding PTS mannose/fructose/sorbose/N-acetylgalactosamine transporter subunit IIC, with protein sequence MHLTVLQIILITIFAFIAINDSLISNSLTQPAIAGMISGLIMGDLKTGLMVGGTLQLMRLGIAAFGGASVPDYFTGAVLGTAFAIISGKGAAYGIGLAVPVSLLMLQLDVVARFCNVFLLHRVDKAIDKEQYGRIPRLVLSGSFLWGLSRAIPILLMLIVGDAAVTTLTNAMPEWLMTGLQVAGGTLPVVGVAILLRYLPTKQYIPYLMVGFFLAAYLQVPMMGIAIVGIVAALLVFKRDSAKPAQAEAGATSSQNFEGGFDGDE encoded by the coding sequence ATGCATTTAACAGTCCTACAAATCATTTTAATTACAATTTTTGCCTTTATTGCCATCAATGATTCATTGATTTCGAATTCGTTGACTCAGCCGGCCATTGCCGGTATGATTTCTGGTTTAATCATGGGGGATCTGAAAACTGGTTTAATGGTCGGTGGTACCCTCCAGCTTATGCGCTTAGGTATTGCAGCCTTTGGTGGAGCTTCTGTACCTGACTATTTCACAGGTGCCGTCTTGGGTACAGCATTCGCTATTATTTCAGGGAAAGGTGCAGCATACGGTATTGGTTTAGCTGTTCCTGTCTCACTTTTGATGCTCCAACTTGACGTTGTGGCACGTTTCTGTAATGTCTTCCTACTTCACAGAGTTGACAAAGCAATTGATAAAGAACAATACGGTCGTATACCACGTTTGGTTCTCTCTGGTTCATTTCTTTGGGGGCTTTCCCGTGCTATTCCTATCTTACTCATGCTCATCGTTGGTGACGCTGCGGTAACAACCTTGACCAATGCAATGCCTGAATGGTTGATGACAGGTCTCCAAGTTGCTGGGGGCACATTGCCTGTTGTCGGTGTGGCGATACTCTTGCGTTATTTGCCAACGAAACAATACATTCCCTATCTCATGGTCGGCTTCTTCCTGGCAGCATATTTACAAGTTCCAATGATGGGAATTGCGATTGTCGGAATAGTCGCAGCACTCTTAGTGTTTAAACGTGACAGCGCAAAACCCGCACAAGCTGAAGCAGGTGCAACAAGTAGCCAAAACTTTGAAGGAGGCTTTGACGGTGATGAATAA
- a CDS encoding IS110 family transposase translates to MKCFVGLDVSSTKLDVCIMSNDTELGVLYAASLTNDMIGASEIKEQVLSLNEKYEFNRVVIGMEATSLYSFHPAMFFHEDSELKQLGVEVMVEQPAKIKKYREAFEENKNDTLDAFYIADYFRIERFTRSYLKEEKYLALQHLTRTRLQLVEQLVRTKQHFIENIYYKCNTLSAELKNEELSTSVWSATIMTLMTEDYTLDELANTPLEDFTELIQKLGRGRFKAPEKLAKAIKAAIKGSYRLSLVQQDSVNIVLSLLAREIRSLEKMIKEIDRAIEDMVEIIPEYQCLTSVPGIGKVFAAGIIAEIGQIERFKDHPQVAKYAGLNWKETQSGNTSSQNTSLAKRGNRYLRYYLVEAANSVRRHNVEYAEFYKKKKDEVPKHKHKRAVVLTARKLVRLVDVLLRNHQLYTPPRRFMEDN, encoded by the coding sequence ATGAAATGTTTTGTCGGTTTAGACGTCAGCTCTACCAAACTCGATGTGTGCATCATGTCAAATGACACGGAACTTGGAGTCTTGTACGCTGCTTCACTTACCAATGATATGATTGGTGCTTCTGAAATCAAAGAACAAGTACTCTCACTTAACGAAAAGTATGAATTTAATAGAGTCGTCATTGGCATGGAAGCCACATCCCTCTACAGTTTTCATCCTGCAATGTTCTTCCACGAAGACTCGGAGTTAAAGCAGCTCGGAGTCGAGGTCATGGTGGAACAACCAGCCAAAATAAAGAAATATCGTGAGGCATTCGAAGAAAACAAGAATGATACCCTTGATGCTTTCTACATCGCGGATTACTTCCGCATTGAACGCTTTACAAGATCTTATCTTAAAGAAGAAAAGTATCTGGCACTACAACATCTCACAAGAACTCGACTTCAGCTCGTGGAACAATTAGTACGTACAAAACAACACTTCATTGAAAACATCTACTACAAGTGCAATACGCTCTCTGCGGAATTAAAGAATGAAGAATTGAGTACCTCTGTTTGGTCTGCCACAATTATGACACTCATGACCGAAGATTACACGCTAGATGAACTCGCAAATACTCCTCTTGAAGATTTCACGGAACTCATCCAGAAACTCGGGCGAGGTCGCTTCAAAGCTCCTGAGAAACTTGCAAAAGCAATAAAAGCTGCCATAAAAGGAAGTTACCGCTTATCACTCGTCCAACAAGATTCTGTCAATATTGTACTCAGTCTCCTTGCTCGCGAAATACGGAGTTTAGAGAAGATGATTAAAGAAATTGATCGAGCCATTGAAGACATGGTAGAAATTATCCCTGAATACCAATGTTTGACCAGTGTACCTGGTATTGGAAAGGTATTCGCTGCAGGAATTATCGCTGAAATAGGACAGATTGAACGCTTTAAAGACCATCCTCAAGTCGCTAAATATGCTGGCTTGAATTGGAAAGAAACACAATCTGGCAATACCTCATCTCAAAATACTTCTCTTGCAAAACGAGGCAATCGTTATCTTCGCTATTACTTAGTTGAAGCCGCCAACTCTGTACGAAGACATAACGTGGAATACGCAGAGTTTTACAAGAAAAAGAAAGATGAAGTCCCCAAACATAAACACAAAAGAGCCGTCGTTTTAACCGCAAGAAAACTTGTGCGTCTGGTGGATGTGCTACTACGCAACCACCAACTCTATACGCCACCAAGGAGGTTTATGGAAGATAATTAG